The following is a genomic window from Staphylococcus capitis subsp. capitis.
ATGTCAGAGAAAGAAATTTGGGACAAAGTTTTAGAACTTGCTCAAGAAAGAATTTCACATACCAGTTATCATACGTTTATTAAAGATACTCAACTCTATTCACTTAAAAATGACGAAGCCATTATTTTAACGAGCCTATCTTTTAATGCGAATTGGCTTAATCAAAAATACTCTGAAATAATGCAAGCTATTATATATGATGTCATTGGTTATGAAGTGAAACCGCTATTTATTACTGAAGATGAACTCGCCGACTATAACAATGGTGCATCTAATGAACCTCAAGAACCACAAACGTCAACATCTACAATTGAAGATAATGATGGTGGTAAAGAACAATTTAATATTCATAACACATTCGATACATTTGTTATTGGTCCAGGGAACCGCTTCCCACATGCTGCAAGTTTAGCTGTAGCTGAAGCCCCAGCTGAAGCTTATAACCCATTATTCATTTATGGGGGCGTAGGTTTAGGTAAAACACACTTGATGCATGCGATTGGTCATCATGTTCTTAGTAATCAACCTAGTGCTAAAGTGATTTACACATCTAGTGAGAAATTTACTAACGAATTTATCAAATCTATTCGTGATAATGAGACTGAAGCTTTCCGTGAGAAGTATCGAAACATCGATGTATTACTTATAGATGATATTCAATTCATTCAAAATAAAGAACAGACGCAAGAAGAATTCTTCCATACATTTAATGAATTACATCAAAACAATAAGCAAATAGTTATTTCAAGTGATCGTCCACCTAAAGAAATTGCTAAATTAGAAGATCGATTACGTTCACGTTTCGAGTGGGGATTAATCGTTGACATTACACCACCTGATTACGAAACAAGAATGGCGATATTACAAAAGAAAATTGAAGAAGAAAACCTTGATATACCACCAGAAGCGCTTAATTATATTGCCAATCAAATCCAGTCAAATATTCGTGAACTTGAAGGTGCACTCACTAGACTTTTAGCTTACTCCAAACTTCAAGGCAAACCGATAACTACAGAATTAGCTGCTGAAGCTCTAAAAGATATTATTCAAGCACCTAAATCCAAAAAGATTACAATTCAAGATATTCAAAAAGTCGTTGGTCAATATTATAGTGTACGCATTGAGGATTTCAGTGCTAAAAAACGTACTAAATCTATTGCATATCCGCGTCAAATTGCTATGTATCTATCCCGTGAATTGACTGATTTCTCACTACCAAAAATTGGAGAAGAATTTGGTGGACGAGATCATACCACTGTCATTCATGCACATGAAAAGATAGCTAACGACATCAAAGCAGACCCTACTTTTAAACAAGAAATCGAAAACTTAGAAAAAGAAATTAGAAATCAGTAACGGGAAATAACAAAATAAGTCTTATACTCTAAGCAACTAGATTTAAAAAGATAAATTTCGGGAATAATTACAATGAAAAAGAAGTAAATAATTTTCTCAAAATAAGAGGGTTAAGAAGTGGATAAAGCAAAGAATTGTGGATAATGTTTAAAAGTAATACACAGCATACACAGTTTATCCACATGTGCATAACTTTGCTATTTCGGACATTTATGGACTTATCCACCAATCCACAGTCCCTACTACTATTACTATGAATTTAAAACCTATATAATTATATATAAACGACTGGAAGGAGTTTAGAAATTAATGATGGAATTCACAATTAAAAGAGATTATTTTATTAATCAACTTAATGACACATTAAAAGCAATTTCACCTAGAACAACATTACCAATTTTAACTGGTATCAAAATTGATGCTAAAGATAATGAAGTGATTTTAACTGGTTCAGACTCAGAAATCTCAATTGAAATTACAATTCCTAAACAAGTTGACGGTGAGGACATCGTTGAAATCTCAGAAACAGGATCAGTAGTACTCCCTGGTCGTTTCTTCGTAGATATCATCAAAAAGTTACCTGGTAAAGATGTTAAATTATCTACAAATGAACAGTTCCAAACATTGATTACTTCAGGACATTCAGAATTTAACTTAAGTGGATTAGATCCAGATCAATATCCATTATTACCTGAAGTATCAAGAGATGACGCAATTCAATTATCAGTTAAAGTAATTAAAAACATCATTGCTCAAACAAATTTTGCAGTGTCCACCTCAGAAACACGCCCAGTGTTAACTGGTGTGAACTGGCTTATACAAGATAATGAATTAATATGCACTGCTACTGACTCACACCGCTTGGCTGTAAGAAAGTTACAATTGGAAGATACTTCTGAAAATAAAAATGTCATCATTCCAGGTAAAGCTTTATCAGAATTAAATAAAATTATGAGTGATAGTGACGAAGATATTGATATCTTCTTTGCATCAAACCAAGTTCTATTTAGAGTAGGAAACGTTAACTTTATCTCTCGTTTACTTGAAGGTCATTATCCAGATACAACGCGTCTATTCCCAGAAAACTATGAAATTAAGTTAGGCATCAATAACGGTGACTTCTATCATGCTATCGATCGTGCATCTCTTTTAGCACGTGAAGGTGGAAATAATGTTATTAAATTGAGCACTGGAAATGAGTTAGTAGAATTATCATCAACATCACCAGAAATTGGTACAGTAAAAGAAGAAGTAACTGCAAATGATGTTGAAGGTGGAAACTTAAAAATTTCATTCAACTCTAAATACATGATGGATGCTCTAAAAGCCATCGATAATGATGAAGTTGAAGTAGAATTCTTTGGAACAATGAAACCATTTATTTTGAAACCGAAAGATGACGATTCAGTAACTCAATTGATTTTACCAATTAGAACTTATTAGTTAGACTTTAAGAATTAAAACATAAAAATTTAATAATGCTATAATGAGTTTGGAGATTGTCACTTAGACAATCTCTTTTTAGTTACTTTAAATTCATTTTAAAGATACTGAGAGGCATTTTAAGAAACATCAATAAATTTTTTAGGGTAAACATCCTATTTGTTAAAATTAAGTAAAATACCCCTTTAAATTTAAATTAGAGAAGCATACACAATTAAAATATGATGTCTCTTAAAACTAAAAAAATTTACCAAGTAGATTGCAGATTTTGAAAAATAAAAATATATATCAAAGTAAACGATTTCATTCTTTATTTTAAATGAAATCTAAGGCAAAAAAAGGTATAATATATTAATGACACATAAAGAAATGGAGTGATAATTTTGGTTCAAGAAGTTGTTGTAGAAGGAAACATAACTTTAGGTCAATTTCTTAAAACTGAAGGCATTATTGAATCTGGTGGACAAGCTAAATGGTTCCTCCAAGATTTCGAAGTTTTAATAAACGGCCAACGTGAGACACGTCGCGGGAAGAAATTAGAACATAACGACCGAATTGATATCACAGAATTACCTGAAGATACTGGTTCTTTTCTAATCATCCATCAAGGTGAACAATGAAACTTAATACACTCCAATTAGAGAATTATCGTAACTATGAAGAGGTTACATTAGATTGTCATCCTGAAGTGAATATCCTCATAGGAGAAAACGCGCAAGGAAAGACAAATTTACTTGAATCAATTTATACGCTAGCGCTAGCTAAAAGTCATCGTACTTCGAATGACAAGGAACTCATACGTTTTAAAGCTGACTATGCTAAAATAGAAGGTGAGCTGAGTTATAGACATGGCACAATGCCACTTACAATGTTTATAACTAAAAAAGGTAAACAAGTTAAAGTCAATCACCTTGAACAAAGTAAACTGACTCAATATGTGGGACACTTGAATGTCGTTTTATTTGCTCCTGAAGATTTGAATATTGTTAAAGGTTCACCACAGATACGACGACGTTTCATAGACATGGAGTTAGGACAAATTTCAGCCGTTTACTTAAATGATTTAGCTCAATACCAACGTATTCTTAAACAAAAGAATAACTATTTGAAGCAATTACAAATTGGGCAGAAGACAGATACGACAATGTTAGAAGTGTTAAATCAACAATTTGCTCAATATGCTTTAAAGGTAACGTTACGTCGTGAGCATTTTATAAAAGAACTGGAAGAACTTGCGCAACCGATTCATTCAGGGATTACGAATGAGCGTGAGAAGTTAGGACTTAAATATTTACCAAGTTTAAAGTTAAGTGATTATGAAAAGGAAGAGTCAGAATTGCTCGAGGAGGTCATCGAATTATTAAACGATAACCTTCAAAGAGAGAAAGAAAGAGGTGTGTGTCTTTATGGACCACATCGAGATGATTTAGGATTCAATGTTAATGGCATGGATGCACAAACATATGGATCACAAGGACAACAAAGAACTACAGCATTGTCGATCAAATTGGCAGAGATTGAATTAATGAACATTGAAGTTGGAGAGTATCCAATATTATTACTGGACGATGTACTCAGTGAACTTGATGATTCACGTCAAACGCATCTTCTAAGTACAATCCAACATAAAGTACAGACATTTGTGACTACAACCTCTGTTGACGGTATAGATCATGAAATTATGAATAATGCTAAGTTATACCGTATAAGTCAAGGCGAATTACTAAAGTAATAAGAAAGTGATGGTGAATACATTGTCAGATGTAAACAACACAGATAATTATGGTGCTGGACAGATACAAGTATTAGAAGGTCTTGAAGCGGTGCGTAAAAGACCAGGTATGTATATTGGTTCAACTTCTGAAAGAGGCTTGCACCATTTAGTATGGGAAATTGTTGATAATAGTATTGACGAAGCATTAGCAGGTTATGCTAATCAAATAGAAGTCGTAATTGAGAAAGACAATTGGATAAAAGTTACTGACAATGGCCGTGGAATTCCAGTTGATATTCAGGAGAAAATGGGACGTCCTGCTGTCGAAGTTATCTTAACGGTATTACATGCTGGAGGTAAATTCGGCGGTGGCGGATATAAAGTATCAGGTGGGCTTCATGGTGTTGGTTCATCAGTAGTTAACGCGCTTTCCCAA
Proteins encoded in this region:
- the yaaA gene encoding S4 domain-containing protein YaaA is translated as MIILVQEVVVEGNITLGQFLKTEGIIESGGQAKWFLQDFEVLINGQRETRRGKKLEHNDRIDITELPEDTGSFLIIHQGEQ
- the dnaA gene encoding chromosomal replication initiator protein DnaA gives rise to the protein MSEKEIWDKVLELAQERISHTSYHTFIKDTQLYSLKNDEAIILTSLSFNANWLNQKYSEIMQAIIYDVIGYEVKPLFITEDELADYNNGASNEPQEPQTSTSTIEDNDGGKEQFNIHNTFDTFVIGPGNRFPHAASLAVAEAPAEAYNPLFIYGGVGLGKTHLMHAIGHHVLSNQPSAKVIYTSSEKFTNEFIKSIRDNETEAFREKYRNIDVLLIDDIQFIQNKEQTQEEFFHTFNELHQNNKQIVISSDRPPKEIAKLEDRLRSRFEWGLIVDITPPDYETRMAILQKKIEEENLDIPPEALNYIANQIQSNIRELEGALTRLLAYSKLQGKPITTELAAEALKDIIQAPKSKKITIQDIQKVVGQYYSVRIEDFSAKKRTKSIAYPRQIAMYLSRELTDFSLPKIGEEFGGRDHTTVIHAHEKIANDIKADPTFKQEIENLEKEIRNQ
- the dnaN gene encoding DNA polymerase III subunit beta — its product is MMEFTIKRDYFINQLNDTLKAISPRTTLPILTGIKIDAKDNEVILTGSDSEISIEITIPKQVDGEDIVEISETGSVVLPGRFFVDIIKKLPGKDVKLSTNEQFQTLITSGHSEFNLSGLDPDQYPLLPEVSRDDAIQLSVKVIKNIIAQTNFAVSTSETRPVLTGVNWLIQDNELICTATDSHRLAVRKLQLEDTSENKNVIIPGKALSELNKIMSDSDEDIDIFFASNQVLFRVGNVNFISRLLEGHYPDTTRLFPENYEIKLGINNGDFYHAIDRASLLAREGGNNVIKLSTGNELVELSSTSPEIGTVKEEVTANDVEGGNLKISFNSKYMMDALKAIDNDEVEVEFFGTMKPFILKPKDDDSVTQLILPIRTY
- the recF gene encoding DNA replication/repair protein RecF; protein product: MKLNTLQLENYRNYEEVTLDCHPEVNILIGENAQGKTNLLESIYTLALAKSHRTSNDKELIRFKADYAKIEGELSYRHGTMPLTMFITKKGKQVKVNHLEQSKLTQYVGHLNVVLFAPEDLNIVKGSPQIRRRFIDMELGQISAVYLNDLAQYQRILKQKNNYLKQLQIGQKTDTTMLEVLNQQFAQYALKVTLRREHFIKELEELAQPIHSGITNEREKLGLKYLPSLKLSDYEKEESELLEEVIELLNDNLQREKERGVCLYGPHRDDLGFNVNGMDAQTYGSQGQQRTTALSIKLAEIELMNIEVGEYPILLLDDVLSELDDSRQTHLLSTIQHKVQTFVTTTSVDGIDHEIMNNAKLYRISQGELLK